One stretch of Malus domestica chromosome 14, GDT2T_hap1 DNA includes these proteins:
- the LOC139191201 gene encoding uncharacterized protein produces the protein MERLLAHWYTISQQPNSGVNLVEFLAEGNNGPVLSLDKVRAVPAELEDHQPQVKDPLEEINVGTADDPWPLFISALLPQQIKDELRALLTEFKDCFAWSYHEMPGLDRTLVEHELRIKPGCKPFRQPAHRFSTEVQLGIKDELIRLLKVGFIRTARYVEWLANIVPVLKNNGALRICIDFRNLNLATPKDERRLHKSKSPSQHHLSLFHRGKPLKLYISAAEESIGYLIAQDNEAGRKQAIFYLIRNLNPPEINYSTVEKLCLAVFFAASKLRHYMLPSVTQVIAQTDVIRYMLTRPIVKGRIGKWTMALSEFSLQYVPHKAVKGQALADFLAHHPSPYGFGDTDVEIGMVETRDNYWTMYFDGSSTSSSAGVGVIIQSPNHDRWYFSLKLDFDCTNNQAEYEGLIIGLGLLHDLRATRALVLGDSELVINQLNGSFRCMSCTLAPYHMVASYLAESFDGITFEHISWIHNTNADKLAQIASGAQLLGGKLGREIPVLQQLYPALVNQQILRRDDALRTRVMSLPSLLDRQDTIEVCTVEATPDDWRKPIMQYLDNPNGKHSRKTRVHATNYVTYQNELYRKGEDGLLLLCLGPQEGARAVTEVHEGVCGAHQSGRKMRWLLRRHGYFWPRILKDCIEFARGSVQCQIHGPIQRVPAESFHSVIKPRSFRGWAMDVIGKITPSSGAAKHTWIIVTTDYFTKWVEAKSYAELTSKEVCDFVEEHIMTRFGVPETIITDNGTIFTAESVEYNQFMRQELKDLEKARLDAYNLLVAQKRIAKRAYNQKVRHKTFGEGELVWQTVLPVGLKDPRFGKWSPNWEGPFVVHKVYGKGAYHLKDRTGVVHRLPINGKFLKKYYPVTWEMRE, from the exons atggaacgactgctggcccattggtatactatatctcaacaaccaaattcgggcgttaacctcgtcgagttccttgccGAAGGAAATAATGGTCCTGTCTTATCCCTTGACAAAGTTCGAGCCGTcccggccgagctcgaagatcatcagccccaagttaaggaccccctagaagagattaatgttgggacggccgacgACCCATGgcctttgtttattagtgcattACTTCCCCAACAAATTAAGGACGAACTTCGTGCCTTGCTTACagagttcaaagattgttttgcttggagctaccatgaaATGCCCGGTTTAGATCGCACTCtcgtcgagcatgaattacgtattaagcccggatgCAAACCTTTCCGGCAACCAGCTCATCGATTCTCAACCGAAGTGCAACTCGGCATCAAGGACGAACTGATTCGACTTTTGAAAGtcgggttcattcggacagctcgatatgtggaatggttggcgaatatcgttCCTGTCTTAAAGAATaatggtgcactgcgcatctgcatcgatttcagaaatctgaatctggcaactcccaaagatga gcggcgtttacacaaatcaaagtctccctcacaACACCACCTGTCCTTGTTCCACCGTGGTAAACCCCTCAAACTATATATCTCGGCGGCTGAAGAGTCCATCGGCTACCTCATTGCCCAAGACAATGAGGCCGGGCGAAAGCAGGCTATTTTTTACCTCATTCGAAATCTTAATCCaccggagatcaattattccaccgttgagaagctctgtcttGCCGTGTTCTTCGCCGCCTCCAAGCTCCGGCATTACATGCTTCCGTCAGTcacacaagtcattgcccagaccgacgttatccggtacatgcttacccggccaatcgtaaaagggagaattgggaagtggacgatggcgttgtccgagtttagcCTGCAATACGTGCCCCAtaaagctgtcaaaggccaagcattggccgatttccttgctcatCACCCCTCCCCCTACGGTTTTGGGGACACTGatgtcgaaatcggcatggttgaaacgcgcgacaactattggacgatgtattttgacgGGTCCAGTACTTCATCCTCGGCCGGCGTTGGAGTTATCATTCAATCTCCTAAtcacgatcgttggtatttttcgcttaagttggattttgactgcaccaataatcaggccgaatatgaaggcCTAATCATCGGCCTTGGCCTCCTTCATGACTTGCGGGCCACCCGTGCCCTCGTCCTCGGCGACTCTgagcttgtgattaaccaacttaatgggtctttccgctgcatgagttgtaccctggcaccctaccacatggttgccagctatttggccgagtccttcGACGGTATTACGTTCGAACATATTTCCTGGATCCATAATACCAACGCGGACAAGTTGGCTCAAATTGCCTctggtgcacaactcctggggggcaagctaggccgggaAATACCGGTGTTACAACAACTATACCCAGCCTTGGTCAACCAGCAGATCCTCCGGCGCGACGATGCATTACGCACTCGGGTCATGTCTTTACCTTCGTTGCTAGACCGACAAGATACTATAGAGGTTTGCACCGTCGAGGCAACACCGGATGATTGGAGAAAACCCATTATGCAATAccttgacaatcccaatggaAAACATAGTCGCAAGACACGAGTccacgccacgaactatgtcacgtaccaaaacgagttataccgaAAAGGGGAGGATGGATTGctactgctatgcctcggcccccaagagggTGCTCGGGCGGTCACAGAAGTCCATGAAGGGGTTTGCGGAGCTCATCAATCCGGAcgaaaaatgcgatggctacttcgACGACACGGTTACTTTTGGCCAAGAATactaaaggattgtatcgagtttgcacgaggatccGTACAATGCCAAATCCACGgacctatacaaagggtcccggccgaatcatTTCATTCGGTTATCAAACCAAGgtcgtttagaggatgggccatggacgtaatcggcaaaatcacacCATCTTCCGGAGCTGCCAAGCACACATGGATAATAGTCACAaccgattactttactaagtgggtcgaagcaaaatcatatgccgagctaacgtctaaagaagtttgcgatttTGTGGAGGAACACATTATGACCAGGTTTGGcgtaccagaaacgatcataactgacaatggaacaatcttcacagccgaaag cgtcGAATACAATCAGTTCATGAGACAGGAATTaaaagatttggaaaaagcacgacttgacgcttataacttactggtggcacaaaaacgTATTGCCaagcgagcctataatcaaaaggtgcgTCATAAAAcattcggcgagggtgaattggtttggcaaacggtgttaCCTGTAGGACTAAAAgaccctaggttcggcaagtggtcgccaaaTTGGGAGGGGCCGTTCGttgtgcataaagtatacggaaaaggggcgtatcatctcAAAGACCGGACCGGTGTAGTGCACAGATtaccaatcaatgggaagtttttaaaaaaatactatccggtcacatgggaaatgcgggaatag